From the Accumulibacter sp. genome, one window contains:
- a CDS encoding diguanylate cyclase, whose protein sequence is MTSHETLPVDNAVVPVAGLLQLLMPANAVGFAIKGLDGLYRLANPVIEALLCRPGDRLAGKSEADIVPPPAHNLLAECDRRILAGEAAAWTRIELVHGGQRRRYAWLKMAILAPDRTLQAIASLVEPLQRRHVSLAAKETLQRLQEANRDLQQMVVELEQAASTDRLTGIWNRRRLEESVRTEMERMARYGHSLCLLLIDVDHFKRINDEHGHATGDAVLQRLTTLLQGALRKVDSLSRWGGEEFVVLCPNTARATAAAVAERLRREVAAGDFATVGKVTVSVGVAECAAGESWEEWFARADAALYRAKDAGRNQIRLAPEQAGSDGYVVANFVQLVWHAAYESGNEIVDRGHRRLFADANRLLAAILSDRPGNGLELIVDQLLAGVVEHFRDEEAVFTAAGFAGASEHSLLHQGLTSEAHELLASYRAGTRGVGDVFQFLAYEVVTKHMLGADRMFFDCLRPATAAAVNPAVAIAPGNAR, encoded by the coding sequence ATGACGAGTCATGAGACGCTGCCGGTCGACAATGCGGTCGTCCCGGTAGCGGGGCTGCTGCAGTTGCTGATGCCGGCCAACGCCGTCGGCTTCGCGATCAAGGGACTCGACGGACTCTATCGACTTGCCAACCCGGTGATCGAAGCATTGCTCTGCCGCCCGGGCGACCGCCTCGCCGGCAAGTCGGAGGCGGACATCGTACCGCCCCCGGCGCACAACCTGCTCGCTGAATGCGACCGGCGCATCCTCGCTGGCGAGGCCGCGGCGTGGACCCGCATCGAACTGGTGCACGGCGGCCAGCGCCGCCGCTACGCGTGGCTGAAGATGGCGATCCTGGCGCCTGACCGGACGCTGCAGGCGATCGCATCGCTGGTCGAGCCGTTGCAGCGGCGCCACGTGTCGCTGGCGGCGAAGGAAACGCTGCAACGCTTGCAGGAGGCGAATCGGGATCTGCAACAGATGGTGGTCGAGCTGGAGCAGGCAGCCAGCACCGATCGCCTCACCGGCATCTGGAACCGGCGCCGGCTGGAGGAAAGCGTGCGCACGGAAATGGAGCGCATGGCACGCTATGGACATTCGCTCTGCCTGCTGTTGATCGACGTCGACCACTTCAAGCGGATCAACGACGAGCACGGCCATGCCACCGGCGACGCCGTCCTGCAACGCCTGACGACGCTGCTGCAGGGAGCTCTGCGCAAGGTCGATTCGCTCAGCCGCTGGGGCGGCGAGGAGTTCGTCGTCCTCTGCCCGAACACCGCCAGGGCAACCGCTGCAGCGGTCGCCGAGCGGCTGCGGCGGGAGGTCGCAGCGGGCGACTTCGCCACCGTCGGCAAGGTCACGGTCAGCGTCGGGGTCGCCGAATGTGCTGCCGGAGAAAGCTGGGAGGAATGGTTTGCGCGTGCCGACGCCGCGCTCTATCGCGCCAAGGACGCCGGCCGCAATCAGATCCGTCTGGCGCCGGAACAGGCGGGCAGCGACGGCTACGTGGTCGCCAACTTCGTGCAACTCGTCTGGCACGCGGCATACGAAAGCGGCAACGAGATCGTCGATCGTGGCCACCGGCGGCTCTTTGCCGACGCCAACCGCCTGCTCGCGGCGATTCTTTCCGATCGGCCGGGAAATGGGCTCGAGCTCATCGTCGACCAGTTGCTCGCCGGCGTCGTCGAGCACTTCCGCGATGAGGAAGCGGTCTTCACCGCTGCCGGGTTTGCCGGTGCCAGCGAGCACTCGCTGCTGCACCAGGGGCTGACCAGCGAGGCGCATGAACTGCTGGCGAGCTACCGCGCCGGTACGCGCGGCGTCGGCGACGTCTTCCAGTTTCTCGCCTATGAGGTGGTGACGAAGCACATGCTCGGCGCCGACCGGATGTTCTTCGACTGCCTGCGGCCAGCAACGGCAGCGGCGGTCAATCCGGCGGTGGCGATCGCGCCGGGCAATGCGCGGTGA
- a CDS encoding GGDEF domain-containing protein, protein MKYRHSPAQSTEYLRLALKHMTQHDAGMHPTNYTVWYEYVSGTNPALRSELDSLLKGGGRLSEQTLDGLHTRHISELDAKTALRLGDSVAQLVSHVSESTAAAGDEAARFGNSLARWNEELIAPASGSDALASGVADILRGTQQMQQAITTLKTRLAESVRETELLRQEVARAREEALIDALTGLTNRKGFDLALAECLGELQGESVGPCLLMIDLDHFKKINDSLGHVFGDRVLANVGQILRANVKGKDTAARYGGEEFAVVLPNTPRGGAVGLAEALRALVAASRVRRSGDRESLVGNISVSIGVADHFAGESASDLVNRADRALYAAKMQGRNRVVLAPRPVTTSGQ, encoded by the coding sequence GTGAAGTACCGACACAGCCCTGCGCAGAGTACCGAGTACCTGCGCCTGGCACTCAAACACATGACCCAGCACGACGCCGGCATGCACCCGACGAATTACACCGTCTGGTACGAGTACGTGTCCGGCACCAATCCGGCCCTGCGCAGCGAGCTGGACTCGCTGCTCAAGGGTGGTGGGCGGCTCAGCGAACAGACGCTTGACGGTCTTCATACCCGACACATCAGCGAACTCGACGCCAAGACGGCGCTGCGCCTCGGTGACAGTGTCGCGCAACTGGTGAGCCATGTCTCGGAGTCGACCGCCGCGGCGGGCGACGAGGCGGCCCGCTTCGGCAATTCTCTGGCCCGCTGGAACGAGGAGTTGATCGCTCCGGCGAGTGGCAGCGACGCGCTCGCCAGCGGCGTCGCAGACATCCTGCGTGGCACACAGCAGATGCAGCAAGCGATCACTACCCTGAAGACACGACTGGCCGAAAGCGTGCGCGAGACCGAACTCCTGCGGCAGGAGGTGGCGCGAGCGCGCGAGGAGGCGCTGATCGACGCCCTCACTGGCCTCACCAACCGCAAGGGCTTCGACCTCGCCCTCGCCGAGTGCCTTGGCGAACTGCAAGGGGAATCGGTCGGACCCTGCCTGCTGATGATCGATCTCGACCACTTCAAGAAGATCAACGACAGCCTGGGGCACGTTTTCGGTGACCGCGTGCTGGCCAACGTTGGGCAGATCCTGCGCGCCAACGTCAAGGGCAAGGACACCGCCGCGCGCTACGGTGGCGAGGAGTTCGCGGTCGTCTTGCCGAACACGCCACGTGGCGGTGCCGTCGGCCTCGCGGAAGCGCTGCGCGCACTGGTCGCCGCCAGCCGTGTCCGCCGCAGCGGCGACCGCGAGTCACTGGTCGGCAACATTTCGGTGTCGATCGGCGTCGCCGATCACTTTGCCGGCGAGTCGGCAAGCGACCTCGTCAACCGAGCCGATCGCGCGCTGTACGCGGCCAAGATGCAGGGACGCAACCGCGTCGTCCTCGCTCCGCGGCCGGTGACGACCAGCGGACAATGA
- a CDS encoding GGDEF domain-containing response regulator yields the protein MNRIEQLRISGRLPSPKGVALAVLEICRREDATLDEVAKVVQSDPALSSRLLRLCNLARSGGRPVASIREAVLRLGMGTVRQVAMGFSLVDQYLDGQDSAFDHATFWSHSLLMAVACHALGGLTRIAAADELFACGLLAQIGALVLATTHPAEYAAILAEEHDGKALQLLERERLGADHNEVTAAVLADCGIPNALVEPVSCHERPEAAGFSQGSRPYQLAQLFFQARRMADLGHSPVAERSGHIAELMFLGGKIGLDAQALGEVFDQVVREWQDWAELLKLPATAPPSFDTMANAPIPHARQETSSGAPRQRVLLVEDEPSSRMLTEALLSDLLECTVFTAENGREALAVAVEALPQIVITDWLMPVMDGLEFCRALRATDWGQSMYVIMLTGEVTDEKLIEAFEAGVDDYVTKPVNLRALSARMRAAQHYTKLLEAWEHDRAQLKQFAAELAVSNRRLEHAAMTDLLTGLPNRRAGMDALQRFWSASQRTGQPVATLMIDVDHFKSINDRHGHAIGDQVLQEVARAIQAAARKDDSVSRIGGEEFLLVCHDADPRAALLAAERLRRMVRELRITVANVEIQTSVSIGVANREKSMDEADDMLRAADKALYAAKNAGRNRVCLSAGGKTRCASGHAA from the coding sequence ATGAACAGGATCGAACAGCTTCGCATCAGTGGCCGGCTACCGAGCCCGAAAGGCGTGGCGCTCGCCGTCCTCGAGATCTGCCGGCGAGAAGATGCAACGCTCGACGAGGTGGCAAAGGTCGTCCAGAGTGACCCCGCCCTGTCGAGCCGTCTGTTGCGCCTGTGCAACTTGGCACGTTCCGGTGGCCGGCCCGTCGCATCGATCCGGGAGGCCGTCCTGCGCCTCGGCATGGGCACCGTGCGGCAGGTGGCGATGGGCTTCTCGCTCGTCGACCAGTATCTCGATGGCCAGGACAGTGCCTTCGACCACGCCACGTTCTGGTCACATTCGCTGCTGATGGCGGTTGCCTGTCACGCCCTGGGTGGCCTGACGCGGATTGCGGCGGCGGACGAACTGTTCGCCTGCGGTCTGCTGGCGCAGATCGGCGCCCTGGTGCTCGCGACGACCCACCCCGCAGAGTACGCTGCGATCCTCGCGGAGGAGCATGACGGAAAAGCGCTGCAACTGCTCGAGCGCGAACGTCTGGGTGCCGACCACAACGAGGTGACCGCTGCCGTCCTGGCCGATTGCGGCATTCCCAACGCCCTTGTCGAACCCGTTTCCTGCCATGAGCGGCCCGAAGCAGCCGGCTTCAGCCAGGGCTCGCGCCCCTATCAACTCGCGCAACTTTTTTTCCAGGCGCGACGAATGGCCGACCTTGGCCACTCGCCGGTCGCCGAGCGCAGCGGGCACATTGCCGAACTCATGTTCCTCGGCGGCAAGATCGGACTCGATGCCCAGGCTCTCGGCGAAGTCTTCGATCAGGTGGTACGCGAATGGCAGGACTGGGCCGAGTTGCTCAAACTGCCGGCCACCGCGCCGCCGTCCTTCGACACCATGGCCAACGCGCCGATTCCCCACGCGCGACAGGAGACAAGCAGCGGCGCTCCTCGCCAGCGTGTACTGCTGGTCGAGGACGAACCGAGCAGCCGCATGCTCACCGAAGCCCTGCTCTCGGACCTCCTCGAGTGCACCGTCTTCACCGCCGAGAATGGCCGAGAGGCCCTCGCGGTCGCCGTCGAGGCGCTGCCGCAAATCGTCATCACCGACTGGCTGATGCCGGTCATGGACGGCCTCGAGTTCTGCCGGGCGCTGCGCGCCACCGACTGGGGTCAGTCGATGTACGTCATCATGCTGACCGGTGAAGTGACCGACGAGAAGCTGATCGAGGCCTTCGAGGCCGGGGTCGACGACTACGTCACGAAGCCGGTGAACCTGCGCGCACTGAGTGCCCGCATGCGCGCCGCGCAGCATTACACCAAGCTGCTCGAGGCTTGGGAGCACGACCGCGCCCAGCTCAAGCAGTTCGCCGCCGAACTGGCTGTGAGCAACCGCCGCCTGGAACATGCGGCGATGACCGACCTGTTGACCGGGCTGCCCAACCGGCGTGCCGGAATGGACGCACTGCAACGCTTCTGGAGCGCCTCGCAGCGGACCGGCCAGCCGGTCGCGACGCTGATGATCGATGTGGATCATTTCAAGTCGATCAACGACCGCCACGGACACGCCATCGGTGATCAGGTCCTGCAGGAGGTGGCGCGCGCGATCCAGGCAGCCGCCCGCAAGGACGACAGCGTCAGCCGCATCGGCGGCGAGGAGTTCCTGCTCGTGTGCCACGATGCCGACCCGCGCGCCGCCCTGCTGGCGGCCGAGCGGCTGCGCCGAATGGTACGTGAGCTGCGGATCACCGTCGCCAACGTCGAGATCCAGACTTCGGTCAGCATCGGCGTCGCCAACCGGGAGAAAAGCATGGACGAGGCCGACGACATGCTGCGCGCCGCCGACAAGGCCCTCTACGCTGCCAAGAACGCCGGCCGCAACCGCGTCTGCCTTTCTGCTGGCGGCAAGACGCGATGCGCCAGCGGCCACGCCGCCTGA
- a CDS encoding MATE family efflux transporter yields the protein MLVHHTRRLLAHALPMLLAQLSSMGMMVIDTALLGHHATDDLAAVAVGGGIYISVVFALVGVLQAVAPTVAHLHGAGRDGEIAAALQQSLWLALLLAIPGVIVLLNPAPLLALSRIDPVVEERARAYLALLALGMPAILLYRTFHAFCNALGRPRPLLLISLGGTLLHALLASLLVTGAWGGEALGVVGCGLSNVVVAFFSLFSAAAYLRCARALRPYRLFAGWQLPQPRPLARLLRLGVPMGFSHFVEISSFTLMALFIAQLGATVVAGHRIVANLAAICYMLPLALGIATLAQVGQAAGARDWHRAGRSITAALLLAGSLSTLLGSIVWLLAMPLADAWTDDPAVRAVALGLLGYVAFYQIFDAVQTIAAHALRGYRITFAPMCVHVLCFWGVGLFGGWWLAFHSPQPMGASGFWLASVVSLVLASLLLGELLRRAMRAVRE from the coding sequence ATGCTCGTCCACCACACCCGTCGCCTCCTCGCACACGCACTGCCCATGCTGCTCGCGCAGTTGAGTTCGATGGGCATGATGGTCATCGACACCGCCCTGCTCGGCCACCACGCCACCGACGACCTGGCCGCGGTGGCTGTCGGCGGTGGCATCTACATCTCGGTCGTCTTTGCTCTGGTCGGCGTGCTGCAGGCGGTGGCTCCGACGGTCGCCCATCTGCACGGCGCCGGTCGTGACGGCGAGATTGCCGCTGCCCTGCAGCAGTCGTTGTGGCTGGCATTGCTGCTGGCGATCCCCGGCGTCATCGTCCTCCTCAATCCGGCGCCCCTGCTGGCACTGTCGCGCATCGACCCGGTGGTCGAGGAGAGGGCACGGGCCTACCTGGCGCTGCTCGCGCTCGGCATGCCGGCAATTCTCCTCTACCGCACTTTCCACGCCTTCTGCAACGCCCTCGGGCGACCGCGGCCACTGCTGCTGATCAGTCTCGGCGGCACGCTCCTGCATGCGCTCCTGGCATCGCTGCTGGTGACCGGCGCCTGGGGCGGAGAAGCGCTCGGCGTCGTCGGTTGCGGCCTGTCGAATGTCGTCGTCGCCTTCTTCTCCCTCTTCTCTGCCGCCGCCTACCTGCGCTGCGCCAGGGCACTGCGGCCATACCGCCTGTTCGCCGGCTGGCAGCTGCCGCAACCCCGGCCGCTGGCCCGCCTGCTGCGACTCGGGGTGCCGATGGGCTTCTCGCATTTCGTCGAAATCTCGTCGTTCACGCTGATGGCGCTGTTCATCGCCCAACTCGGGGCAACCGTCGTCGCCGGCCACCGCATCGTCGCCAACCTGGCTGCCATCTGCTACATGCTGCCGCTGGCCCTCGGCATCGCGACGCTGGCGCAGGTCGGCCAGGCCGCCGGCGCACGCGACTGGCATCGCGCCGGACGATCGATCACCGCCGCACTGCTGCTCGCCGGCAGCCTGTCGACCCTGCTCGGCAGCATCGTCTGGCTGCTCGCGATGCCGCTGGCGGACGCCTGGACCGATGATCCGGCGGTGCGGGCGGTCGCCCTCGGATTGCTCGGCTACGTCGCCTTCTACCAGATCTTCGACGCCGTGCAGACGATTGCCGCACATGCCCTGCGCGGCTACCGCATCACCTTCGCGCCGATGTGCGTGCATGTCCTCTGTTTCTGGGGCGTCGGCCTGTTTGGCGGCTGGTGGCTCGCCTTCCATTCGCCGCAGCCGATGGGCGCCAGCGGCTTCTGGCTGGCGTCGGTGGTCAGCCTGGTGCTGGCATCGCTGTTGCTCGGCGAGTTGCTGCGGCGGGCGATGCGCGCCGTCCGCGAGTGA
- the paaK gene encoding phenylacetate--CoA ligase PaaK: MVAASRVTAYEPIETASRDEISALQLERLRWSLRHAYDHIEHYRRKFDAHGVHPDDLRTLDDLARFPFTSKDDLRQNYPFRMFAVPRDRVVRVHASSGTTGQPTVVGYTQNDIDMWATLMARSIHAAGGRRGDMVHIGYGYGLFTGGLGAHYGAERLGCTVIPMSGGQTEKQVQLINDFKPDIIMVTPSYLLNLADEFKRQRIDPASSGLRVGLFGAEPWTNQMRVEIENTFAIDAIDLYGLSEVIGPGVASECIESKDGPVIWEDHFYPEVIDPATGEVLPDGRHGELVFTSLSKEALPMIRYRTRDLTCLLPPTARSMRRIDKITGRSDDMLIIRGVNVFPSQVEELILKQPKLSPHYLIEVWRDGHLDSVAVDVELKREYRYLPAVDKEHVAHSLQRHIKSFIGISTEVRIADIGGIERSLGKARRVIDRRPRE; encoded by the coding sequence ATGGTCGCTGCCAGTCGTGTCACCGCCTACGAACCGATCGAGACCGCCAGCCGCGATGAGATCAGCGCGCTGCAGCTCGAGCGCCTGCGCTGGTCGCTGCGTCATGCCTACGACCACATCGAGCACTACCGGCGCAAGTTCGATGCCCATGGCGTTCACCCCGACGACCTGAGGACGCTCGACGATCTCGCGCGCTTCCCCTTCACGAGCAAGGACGACCTGCGGCAGAACTATCCTTTCCGCATGTTTGCCGTGCCGCGCGACCGGGTCGTTCGCGTGCACGCCTCGTCGGGGACGACTGGGCAACCGACCGTCGTCGGTTATACGCAGAACGATATCGACATGTGGGCGACGTTGATGGCGCGTTCGATCCACGCTGCCGGCGGCCGGCGGGGCGACATGGTGCACATCGGCTACGGCTACGGCCTGTTCACCGGCGGACTCGGCGCGCACTATGGTGCCGAGCGCCTCGGCTGCACGGTGATCCCGATGTCCGGTGGGCAGACCGAGAAGCAGGTGCAGCTGATCAACGACTTCAAGCCCGACATCATCATGGTGACGCCGTCGTACCTGCTCAACCTGGCCGACGAGTTCAAGCGGCAGCGCATCGACCCGGCGTCAAGCGGTCTGCGCGTCGGCCTCTTCGGTGCCGAACCGTGGACCAACCAGATGCGCGTCGAGATCGAGAACACCTTCGCCATCGATGCGATCGACCTCTACGGGCTCTCCGAGGTGATCGGCCCGGGAGTCGCCAGCGAGTGCATCGAAAGCAAGGACGGGCCGGTGATCTGGGAGGATCACTTCTACCCCGAGGTGATCGATCCGGCGACCGGCGAGGTGCTGCCCGACGGCAGGCATGGTGAACTGGTCTTCACCTCGCTGTCGAAGGAGGCACTGCCGATGATCCGCTACCGGACGCGCGACCTGACCTGTCTGCTGCCGCCGACGGCGCGCTCGATGCGGCGGATCGACAAGATCACCGGCCGCTCCGACGACATGCTGATCATCCGCGGCGTCAACGTCTTTCCGTCGCAGGTCGAGGAACTGATCCTCAAGCAGCCGAAGCTGTCGCCGCACTACCTGATCGAGGTCTGGCGCGATGGTCATCTCGATTCGGTGGCGGTCGATGTCGAACTCAAGCGCGAGTACCGCTACCTGCCGGCGGTCGACAAGGAGCACGTCGCCCACTCCCTGCAGCGGCACATCAAGTCGTTCATCGGCATCTCGACCGAAGTGCGCATCGCCGACATCGGCGGCATCGAGCGCTCGCTCGGCAAGGCGCGACGGGTGATCGACCGTCGCCCACGCGAGTGA